CAGTTTTCTAAAAGTTCAGGCTCACTTCCCGCCAGCATCATGTAGTGCCGAGAAGTCAATTTCCCTTCGTTCTTAAATTTCAACAATAAATCTATTGTCTCCTGACCACTTCCTGCATCATGAAAACTGGTGATCCCCTTTTCTGCCAATTCTTTCAATGCCAAAGTCAAGGCTTGTTCGGCTCTTTCTGGCGTTTCCTCAGGAACCAACTTGCCTACTAACCAAGAGGCTCTTTCTGTCAAAACACCTGTTGGATTTCCTAGTTCATCCAAAATGATTTCACCTCCTTCGACTTCACCAGGTCTTTCTCCTTTGAGATTACTGATGCCTGCCAGTTCCAACGCTTTCGAATTTGCAAAAGAAGCATGACCTGAAGCATGTCTTAGAAATACCGGATTGTCGGGTGAAACTTCATTCAAAAGGTCATTGGTCTGAAAGCCTTTCACCATTTTTTCCGGCTTTTCGATCCATTTGTCTTGATGCCAACCTCTTCCTGTGATCCAGTCTCCAGGTTTTGCTTTGGCTACAGCCTCAGCCACTTTTTCCACAAGTTCGTCGTAGGTTTTGACATACATCAGGTCAAGTTCGAGTTTATTATAGCCGATTCCCATCAAGTGTGCATGGGATTCGATCAGCCCCGGAGTCATGGTCATTCCGAGGAGGTTCACTAGTTGAGTTTCCTCAGAGAGGTATTCATTAATTTCCAGGGAGCTTCCCAAAGCCAAAATCATCCCGTCTTTCACTGCGACAGCTTCAACTTTAGGGTTGGAGGCATCAACTGTGTAAATTGTGCCATTGGTGAAGATCATATCAGCAGACTCTTTTTGTTGAAGACAACTTTGAAAAAGGAGAGTTGCGAGAAGAAGTGTAAAAAGATTTTTCATGGAGAAGGTGGTTAACCTAAGTAAGCTAGCCTAATTCCTTCAATTCACAAAGAAAGCAATGCCTACTGCATCCAAACTTTTCTAGAAGTGGTGAACTTGCCATCAATTTGTAGGTGAAGGATATACAGCCCCGGATTTAAAAAACCACTTTGTATTTCAAGGGGTATGTTGGCTTCAATTGCGATATTCTCTAACATCACTTGACCCAAAGAAGTGATGAGGGTTGCTTTTGCAGGTAAATTAGAGAGGACCTTGATTGGGCCATCGCTTGGGTTGGGATAAACTTTAATCCTAAATTCATTTTCTCCTGGACTTTGAGAATCTTCCGTATTTAAGTAAATCAATCCTCCTGCTCTTGTTCCAAGGATTAAATCTGGTGCTTCCTCAAAGAGAGGGTTGACAATGCTTATCCAAGTGTTCCTTCCCAATCTTGTTGGGAAATTCTGATTAGCTGTTTCTATTAGAACCTCAGAACGTATAGCCAAATTCATGAAATCTGTAATCTTGATGATTTGCCCATTTTGGTCAACAGCAAACAAGTCGGGATTGGGTTTTTTATGGACAGCAACACTGAGGTTTCTGTTGGCAGGATTATCTGAAAAATCCAGGAAATTTTCCTCCTGAATACTAGCTGTAAAGGTGCTGAAATCTGTTTGATATAAATCCAAACTTCCGTTTTGAGCTGCGACGAGCATAAAGTCTTCTCCTTCGTAATGGAATAGCTGCAAATAATCGCTTCGACTTGGCTCATAACC
Above is a window of Algoriphagus machipongonensis DNA encoding:
- a CDS encoding amidohydrolase, coding for MKNLFTLLLATLLFQSCLQQKESADMIFTNGTIYTVDASNPKVEAVAVKDGMILALGSSLEINEYLSEETQLVNLLGMTMTPGLIESHAHLMGIGYNKLELDLMYVKTYDELVEKVAEAVAKAKPGDWITGRGWHQDKWIEKPEKMVKGFQTNDLLNEVSPDNPVFLRHASGHASFANSKALELAGISNLKGERPGEVEGGEIILDELGNPTGVLTERASWLVGKLVPEETPERAEQALTLALKELAEKGITSFHDAGSGQETIDLLLKFKNEGKLTSRHYMMLAGSEPELLENWYKRGPMIDSVDHLFSVRSIKLFCDGALGSRGAWLLEEYTDRPGHFGHETLPMEVVGQVSEKAIPAGFQVNSHAIGDRANREVLDQYEAAFAKFPDAKDLRFRIEHSQHIDPEDIPRFGELGVIAAMQAIHLSSDRPWAIDRLGEKRIVDGAYVWQKLMQSGAVVTNGTDAPVEPVDPTPSFFASVSRQTLEGTPEGGYESSQKMTREEALKSYTLDGAYAEFEEDFKGSIEVGKAADFTVFDKNIMEIPESEILNSKVMMTVMGGKIVYSLQ